One Paenibacillus crassostreae DNA segment encodes these proteins:
- a CDS encoding flagellar basal body-associated FliL family protein, which yields MKKMMPWIITILLAITLIVLAAFLLMDNFLGNDKDDVSAAVNSVETKRLTADQIVELTSEIVDIKTNLAAPEYIVLMNFAFQLDSNTSKVEFDKIKEIKIKPIILKTLADTKPEDLQGANGKDQLSAKLINLINKTLTEGQLTQIEITNFILTTL from the coding sequence ATGAAAAAGATGATGCCTTGGATTATCACAATTCTATTAGCTATAACCCTAATTGTTCTTGCTGCTTTCTTATTAATGGATAATTTCCTTGGTAACGATAAAGATGATGTGTCCGCAGCAGTGAATTCTGTTGAAACCAAAAGATTAACAGCAGATCAAATAGTAGAATTAACTTCTGAGATTGTAGACATTAAGACCAATCTAGCAGCTCCTGAATATATCGTATTGATGAATTTTGCGTTTCAATTGGATAGTAATACCTCAAAAGTAGAATTCGACAAGATCAAAGAAATCAAAATTAAGCCAATTATCCTTAAGACTCTTGCGGATACGAAACCTGAAGATTTACAAGGTGCGAATGGTAAAGATCAATTAAGCGCAAAATTGATCAATTTGATTAATAAAACCTTAACTGAGGGACAATTGACCCAAATCGAGATCACGAATTTCATTTTAACAACACTTTAA